The Candidatus Poribacteria bacterium genome segment GCGATGAGGATGACGACGGCGAACAGCGTCCACCACAGGAAGGGAGCGGTCCAAGCCCGCACCACGTCTTGCCGCCAGAACGTGCTGCCGCCTTCGTACCAGCCCTGGAGGATGGAACGGTCTCGCACGGTCAGCCAGGTTGGCAGATAGGGCTGGATCGACGATGCCCAGTCGTTCTCCGGCGTCGCGTACCAGAACGCGTTCCCCAGATAGGGCACGAGCTGTTTGATGACGTCATGCCCGGCGAGCGCCGCGCCAACCGACGTCATGGCGTAGACGCCCGCGAGCTCCCCCGGTGTGAACGCCCAACGTGGCGCCCAGCGACGCAGCGCCTGGTTCACCGAGGTCACCAGCGCCAGGGTGAACACGACCGTCGGGAAGAGTGAGAAGACGCTGAGCCCGCCCGTGTGGATGTAGCGGTTCTCGGTTGCGATGATCCAGTAGCTGTTGACGAAGATGAGGAGAGAGCCGGAGCCGAGGACGCGCACAGCGAAGCGCGGGAAGGAGGAAGGCGCGGCTTCAGCGCCGGTGGTTGTCTTCGGGCGTCCGCGGCTCAACGGGCCCGGCTCCTGACGTGTCGAAGCGGCTCAGTGTCGCTGGTGTCGGCGAGACAGCGATCAAGGAATAGCCGCTCTCGGCGACTCCTTCCACGTCGTCGCAGCTCTTCCGCCGGGCCTACTCCCACGAGAAGCCGGGTCCCATCGGGATATTCGCCGTCCCGTCCTCCAGCTTCATAGGCGAGTTCTCGCCGATCAGGCCGGTTTCGAGATAGTACGCATTCGGCATGGACGCCATCATGTTGAGCTGCACGGGCCCGCCGCCGTGCGAGGCGTAGGGAACGCGAAACGCGTCCGCCATCCAGCCGATGCTCAAGATCGCCGTCGGGCCCCCTGCTCGCCGCAGGTCGGGTTGGATGACGTCCACGGCATCTCGCTTGAGGAACCGCGCGAAGTCCGCCGGCGTGTAGAGGTTCTCGCCGGTCGCGACCGGGATGTCCAGCGCATCGGCGAGCGC includes the following:
- a CDS encoding mandelate racemase/muconate lactonizing enzyme family protein — encoded protein: EVGAICAHAVSQGFRAVKIKVGYPTLAEDIHRVQVVRNAVGADTGIMVDANQSLTTAEATRRGRAFEDLGCVWWEEPIPADDVDGYAALADALDIPVATGENLYTPADFARFLKRDAVDVIQPDLRRAGGPTAILSIGWMADAFRVPYASHGGGPVQLNMMASMPNAYYLETGLIGENSPMKLEDGTANIPMGPGFSWE